One genomic segment of Streptomyces niveus includes these proteins:
- a CDS encoding GntR family transcriptional regulator yields the protein MLSAGLPQGSVPKLERPGPLRERVYEALLELITVRSLRPGQHLVESELAGHLGVSRQPVREALQRLNTEGWVDLRPAQGAFVHEPTEAEADQLLSVRTLLEAEAARLAAANSGSAGIAALEALCAKGEQSVADDDVELTVATNAAFHAKVMELAGNVVLAELAAQVDRRVRWYYAPVARQRGKQSWIEHRALIAAISARDEEAATAVMRSHTEQTRTTYHHRGDAAV from the coding sequence ATGTTGTCCGCAGGACTGCCACAGGGCTCCGTGCCCAAGCTCGAACGCCCCGGCCCGCTGCGCGAGCGTGTCTACGAGGCACTGCTCGAACTGATCACCGTGCGCTCCCTGAGGCCCGGGCAGCATCTGGTGGAGAGCGAACTCGCGGGCCATCTCGGGGTCTCCCGCCAGCCCGTACGCGAGGCGCTCCAGCGCCTGAACACCGAGGGCTGGGTCGATCTCAGGCCCGCCCAGGGCGCGTTCGTCCACGAGCCGACCGAGGCGGAGGCGGACCAGCTGCTCTCGGTCCGTACGCTCCTGGAGGCCGAGGCCGCGAGGCTCGCCGCCGCGAACTCGGGCTCGGCGGGGATCGCGGCGCTGGAGGCGCTCTGCGCCAAGGGTGAGCAGTCGGTGGCCGACGACGACGTGGAGCTGACGGTCGCGACGAACGCCGCGTTCCACGCGAAGGTGATGGAACTGGCGGGCAACGTCGTCCTGGCGGAGCTGGCGGCCCAGGTGGACCGGCGGGTGCGCTGGTACTACGCGCCGGTGGCCCGGCAGCGCGGCAAGCAGTCCTGGATCGAGCACCGGGCCCTGATCGCGGCGATCTCCGCGCGGGACGAAGAGGCCGCTACTGCGGTCATGCGCTCCCACACGGAGCAGACGCGCACCACGTACCACCACCGCGGGGACGCCGCGGTCTGA
- a CDS encoding beta-ketoacyl-ACP synthase III has protein sequence MTGTRIAALGHYQPAKVLTNDDLAGMVDTSDEWIRSRVGIKTRHVGGPDESVDELAAHAAAKALAAAGLTPADIDLVLVATSTAINRSPNMAARVAARLSMGSPAVMDLNVVCAGFTHALATADHAVRAGSATRALVIGADKMADIADWTDRSTCVLLGDGAGAAVVEAVRPGEEPGIGPVLWGSVPEMGNAVRIEGTPPRFAQEGQSVYRWATTQLPPIARKVCERAGLAPEDLAAVVLHQANLRIIEPVAQKIGAVNAVIARDVVDSGNTSAASIPMALSKLVERGEVESGAPALLFGFGGNLSYAGQVIRCP, from the coding sequence ATGACCGGCACTCGTATCGCCGCGCTCGGGCACTATCAGCCCGCCAAGGTGCTCACCAACGACGACCTGGCGGGCATGGTCGACACCAGTGATGAGTGGATCAGGAGCCGTGTCGGCATCAAGACCCGGCACGTGGGCGGCCCCGACGAGTCCGTGGACGAGCTGGCGGCGCACGCGGCGGCGAAGGCGCTCGCCGCCGCCGGTCTGACCCCCGCCGACATCGACCTGGTGCTGGTCGCCACGTCCACGGCGATCAACCGGTCGCCGAACATGGCGGCGCGCGTCGCCGCCCGGCTCTCCATGGGCTCACCGGCCGTGATGGACCTCAATGTGGTCTGTGCCGGCTTCACCCACGCGCTTGCCACGGCCGACCACGCCGTACGGGCGGGTTCGGCGACCCGCGCGCTGGTCATCGGCGCCGACAAGATGGCCGACATCGCCGACTGGACCGACCGCTCCACCTGCGTCCTCCTCGGTGACGGCGCGGGCGCGGCGGTCGTCGAGGCCGTCCGGCCCGGCGAGGAGCCGGGTATCGGCCCGGTGCTGTGGGGCTCGGTGCCCGAGATGGGCAACGCCGTACGGATCGAGGGCACCCCGCCGCGCTTCGCGCAGGAGGGCCAGTCCGTCTACCGGTGGGCCACCACCCAGCTGCCGCCGATCGCCCGCAAGGTCTGCGAACGGGCCGGTCTCGCCCCCGAGGACCTGGCCGCCGTCGTACTGCACCAGGCGAACCTGCGGATCATCGAGCCCGTCGCCCAGAAGATCGGCGCGGTCAACGCGGTCATCGCCCGCGACGTCGTGGACTCCGGCAACACCTCGGCCGCGTCCATCCCGATGGCGCTGTCCAAGCTGGTGGAGCGCGGCGAGGTGGAATCCGGCGCTCCGGCGCTGCTCTTCGGCTTTGGCGGAAATCTCTCTTACGCCGGGCAGGTCATCCGCTGCCCCTGA
- a CDS encoding MFS transporter small subunit produces MTTAPESGKAVPESRRTALIVFAWLWVGLPLAYGLYELVRKATQLFTG; encoded by the coding sequence ATGACCACAGCACCGGAGAGCGGGAAGGCGGTGCCCGAGTCCCGGCGGACCGCGCTGATCGTCTTCGCCTGGCTCTGGGTGGGCCTCCCCCTCGCGTACGGTCTGTACGAACTGGTCCGTAAGGCCACCCAGCTGTTCACCGGGTGA
- a CDS encoding OFA family MFS transporter, translated as MTPPLAPVGWSRWLVPPAALSVHLSIGQAYAWSVFKPPLESALGLSGTQSALPFQLGIVMLGLSAAFGGTLVERNGPRWAMTVALVCFSSGFLLSALGAATEQFWLIVFGYGFVGGIGLGIGYISPVSTLIKWFPDRPGMATGIAIMGFGGGALIASPWSAQMLESFGSTSDGIAKAFLVHGLVYAVFMLLGVLLIRVPRPDAAPKAKPAPESALITTAQVSAKSAVRTPQFWLLWIVLCMNVTAGIGILEKAAPMITDFFADTDTPVSVSAAAGFVALLSAANMAGRIGWSSTSDVIGRKNTYRLYLGVGALMYLLIAQFGDASKPLFIICALVILSFYGGGFATVPAYLKDLFGTYQVGAIHGRLLTAWSAAGVLGPLIVNRVADSQEEAGKSGPGLYGLSLTIMIGLLVVGFVANELVRPVHPRHHRPADTAASANIPAPANSADADADADANAPASANTAATKPEASPEEPKEAR; from the coding sequence ATGACCCCACCACTCGCCCCGGTCGGCTGGAGCCGCTGGCTGGTACCCCCCGCAGCGCTCTCGGTGCACCTCTCGATCGGACAGGCCTACGCCTGGAGCGTGTTCAAGCCTCCGCTGGAATCCGCTCTCGGCCTCTCCGGCACCCAGAGCGCCCTCCCCTTCCAGTTGGGCATCGTGATGCTCGGCCTGTCCGCCGCCTTCGGCGGCACACTCGTCGAACGCAACGGCCCGCGCTGGGCGATGACCGTCGCGCTCGTCTGCTTCTCCTCCGGCTTCCTGCTCTCCGCGCTCGGCGCCGCGACCGAGCAGTTCTGGCTGATCGTCTTCGGCTACGGCTTCGTCGGCGGCATCGGACTCGGCATCGGCTACATCTCGCCCGTCTCCACGCTGATCAAATGGTTCCCCGACCGGCCCGGCATGGCGACCGGCATCGCGATCATGGGCTTCGGCGGCGGCGCGCTCATCGCCTCGCCGTGGTCCGCGCAGATGCTGGAGTCGTTCGGCTCCACGAGCGACGGCATCGCCAAGGCGTTCCTCGTACACGGCCTGGTCTACGCGGTGTTCATGCTGCTCGGTGTCCTGCTGATCCGCGTACCGCGCCCGGACGCGGCGCCGAAGGCGAAGCCGGCCCCCGAGTCGGCCCTGATCACCACCGCGCAGGTCTCCGCCAAGTCGGCCGTGCGCACACCGCAGTTCTGGCTGCTGTGGATCGTCCTCTGTATGAACGTCACCGCGGGCATCGGCATTCTTGAGAAGGCCGCCCCGATGATCACCGACTTCTTCGCCGACACCGACACACCGGTCTCCGTCTCGGCCGCGGCCGGCTTCGTCGCGCTGCTGTCGGCGGCCAACATGGCGGGCCGTATCGGCTGGTCGTCCACCTCCGACGTGATCGGCAGGAAGAACACCTACCGCCTGTATCTGGGCGTCGGCGCCCTGATGTATCTGCTGATCGCGCAGTTCGGCGACGCGTCCAAACCGCTCTTCATCATCTGCGCGCTGGTCATCCTCTCCTTCTACGGAGGAGGCTTCGCCACCGTCCCCGCCTATCTGAAGGACCTGTTCGGCACCTACCAGGTGGGCGCGATCCACGGACGGCTGCTCACCGCCTGGTCGGCGGCCGGCGTCCTCGGCCCGCTCATCGTCAACCGGGTCGCCGACAGCCAGGAGGAGGCGGGCAAGAGCGGGCCCGGTCTGTACGGGCTCTCACTGACCATCATGATCGGGCTGCTCGTCGTCGGGTTCGTGGCCAACGAGCTGGTCCGCCCCGTACACCCGCGCCACCACCGGCCCGCGGACACCGCCGCATCCGCAAACATTCCCGCGCCCGCAAACTCCGCGGACGCGGACGCGGACGCGGACGCGAACGCGCCCGCGTCCGCGAACACCGCCGCCACGAAGCCGGAAGCATCGCCGGAAGAACCGAAGGAGGCCCGATGA
- a CDS encoding 2-dehydropantoate 2-reductase: MKVAVVGAGAIGAYVGAALDRAGAEVHLIARGPHLAAMRQHGVRVYSPRGDWTARVHATDQPADIGPVDYVFLGLKANSYAACGPLIAPLLQDHTAVIAAQNGIPWWYFHRHGGPHDGRRIESVDPGGSVSAVLPPERAIGCVVYAATELEGPGVVRHLEGTRFSIGEPDRSLSPRTKEFGEAMRAGGLKCPVEAELRDEIWIKLLGNISFNPISALTRATMREMCLHRSTREVIELMMRETLRVAEALGCHPDISVERRLAGAERVGDHRTSTLQDLEKGKPMELDVLLAAVVELAAMCDIDVPTLRTVDAISDLLARGVAA; the protein is encoded by the coding sequence GTGAAAGTCGCAGTCGTCGGCGCCGGTGCGATCGGTGCCTATGTCGGTGCCGCGCTCGATCGCGCAGGCGCCGAAGTCCATCTCATCGCCCGTGGACCGCATCTGGCGGCCATGAGGCAGCACGGAGTCCGGGTGTACAGCCCGCGCGGCGATTGGACCGCGCGGGTGCACGCCACCGATCAGCCGGCCGACATCGGGCCGGTCGACTATGTGTTCCTGGGTCTGAAGGCGAATTCGTACGCGGCGTGCGGGCCGCTGATCGCGCCTCTGCTCCAGGACCACACGGCGGTCATCGCCGCCCAGAACGGCATCCCCTGGTGGTACTTCCACCGGCACGGCGGCCCGCACGACGGCCGCCGTATAGAGAGTGTCGACCCCGGCGGCTCGGTCAGCGCCGTCCTGCCGCCGGAGCGCGCCATCGGCTGTGTCGTCTACGCGGCGACGGAGCTGGAAGGGCCGGGCGTCGTACGGCACTTGGAAGGCACCCGGTTCTCCATCGGGGAGCCGGACAGATCACTCTCGCCACGCACCAAGGAGTTCGGCGAGGCCATGCGGGCGGGCGGACTCAAGTGTCCGGTCGAGGCCGAACTGCGTGACGAGATCTGGATCAAACTCCTCGGCAACATCTCCTTCAACCCGATCAGCGCGCTGACCCGCGCCACGATGCGGGAGATGTGCCTGCACCGCAGCACCCGGGAAGTCATCGAACTGATGATGCGGGAGACGCTGCGGGTCGCCGAGGCACTCGGCTGCCACCCCGACATCTCCGTCGAACGCCGGCTGGCCGGCGCCGAACGGGTCGGCGACCACCGGACCTCCACCCTCCAGGACCTGGAGAAGGGGAAGCCGATGGAGCTGGACGTGCTGCTCGCGGCCGTCGTCGAACTGGCCGCCATGTGCGACATCGACGTGCCGACGCTCCGCACGGTCGACGCGATCTCCGACCTGCTGGCCCGCGGCGTGGCCGCGTAG
- a CDS encoding molybdopterin oxidoreductase family protein, with protein MKSSARRRDRTPKTYARLEYPLVRDEKGGPFRRATWEEALDRAAEGLGAARGAFGMFSCARATNEMNYVAQKFARVVMGTNNVDSCNRTCHAPSVAGLSAAFGSGGGTSSYEEVEHTDLIVMWGSNARFAHPIFFQHVLRGIRNGARMYAVDPRRTSTAEWAESWMGLNVGTDIPLAHAVGREIIHAGLQNKQFIEQATTGFEEYAAEVEPWTLTVAEKVTGVPAEAIRDLAHAYARAERAQLCWTLGITEHHNGTDNVRALINLSLLTGHVGRYGSGVQPLRGQNNVQGGGDMGAIPNRLPGFQDILETDVRRKFETAWDTVIQPHYGLNLTDMFEAMETGDLRAVYCIGENPAQSEADSEQAVTRMKALDFLVVQDIFLTKTAELADVVLPATAAWCETDGTTTNSERRVQRVRKALDPPGEAREDIEIICEIAGRLGHDWKFADAETVWNELRALSPDHFGMTYDRLAEHQGIQWPCPDTERIEPTYLHGRLWDADPAKRGRLAPFGIVKHDPPVDLTDDQYPIRLTTGRRLDSYNTGVQSGSFASPLRRGEYLELCPEDARAYGVEVGEEVQISSRRGTVRAPVWIDRGLRPGLAFMTMHFPDEVDTNQLTIEANCPIAGTAEFKASAIRIEKLPADVTEMSATELRS; from the coding sequence GTGAAAAGCAGCGCAAGAAGGCGGGATCGCACGCCGAAGACCTATGCCAGGCTCGAATACCCGCTCGTGCGGGACGAGAAGGGCGGCCCGTTCCGGCGGGCGACCTGGGAAGAGGCACTTGACCGGGCGGCCGAGGGACTGGGCGCCGCACGTGGCGCGTTCGGCATGTTCTCGTGCGCCCGTGCCACGAACGAGATGAACTACGTCGCGCAGAAGTTCGCGCGAGTGGTGATGGGCACCAACAACGTCGACTCCTGCAACCGGACCTGCCACGCGCCGAGCGTCGCCGGACTCTCCGCGGCCTTCGGTTCCGGCGGCGGCACCTCCTCCTACGAGGAGGTCGAGCACACCGATCTGATCGTGATGTGGGGCTCCAACGCCCGCTTCGCGCACCCGATCTTCTTCCAGCACGTCCTGCGCGGCATCAGGAACGGCGCGCGGATGTACGCCGTCGACCCGCGCCGCACCAGCACGGCCGAATGGGCCGAGAGCTGGATGGGACTCAACGTCGGCACGGACATCCCGCTGGCCCACGCCGTCGGCCGGGAGATCATCCACGCGGGCCTTCAGAACAAGCAGTTCATCGAGCAGGCGACCACCGGTTTCGAGGAGTACGCGGCCGAGGTCGAGCCGTGGACCCTCACCGTGGCCGAGAAGGTGACGGGCGTACCCGCCGAGGCGATCCGCGACCTCGCCCACGCCTACGCCCGCGCCGAGCGGGCCCAGTTGTGCTGGACGCTCGGTATCACCGAGCACCACAACGGCACCGACAACGTCCGCGCGCTGATCAACCTGTCGCTGCTCACCGGGCACGTCGGACGGTACGGCTCCGGGGTCCAGCCCCTGCGCGGCCAGAACAACGTGCAGGGCGGCGGCGACATGGGGGCCATCCCCAACCGGCTGCCGGGCTTCCAGGACATCCTGGAGACGGATGTGCGGCGGAAGTTCGAGACCGCTTGGGACACCGTGATCCAGCCCCACTACGGCCTCAATCTGACCGACATGTTCGAGGCGATGGAGACCGGCGACCTCAGGGCGGTCTACTGCATCGGCGAGAACCCGGCGCAGTCCGAGGCCGACAGCGAGCAGGCCGTGACCCGGATGAAGGCGCTCGACTTCCTCGTGGTGCAGGACATCTTCCTCACAAAAACGGCGGAGTTGGCGGACGTGGTCCTGCCCGCGACCGCGGCCTGGTGCGAGACCGACGGCACCACCACCAACAGCGAGCGCCGCGTCCAGCGCGTACGCAAGGCGCTCGACCCGCCGGGCGAGGCGCGCGAGGACATCGAGATCATCTGCGAGATCGCGGGCCGGCTCGGACACGACTGGAAGTTCGCCGACGCGGAGACCGTCTGGAACGAGCTGCGCGCCCTGTCCCCCGACCACTTCGGGATGACGTACGACCGGCTGGCCGAGCACCAGGGCATCCAGTGGCCGTGCCCCGACACCGAGCGCATCGAACCCACCTATCTGCACGGCAGGTTGTGGGACGCGGACCCCGCCAAGCGCGGCAGGCTCGCCCCGTTCGGCATCGTGAAGCACGACCCTCCGGTGGATCTGACGGACGATCAGTACCCGATCAGGCTCACCACCGGACGGCGGCTCGACTCGTACAACACCGGTGTGCAGAGCGGGAGTTTCGCCTCCCCGCTGCGCCGCGGCGAGTATCTGGAGCTGTGCCCGGAGGACGCGCGGGCGTACGGGGTCGAGGTCGGCGAGGAGGTCCAGATCTCCTCACGGCGCGGCACGGTGCGGGCACCGGTGTGGATCGACCGCGGGCTCCGTCCCGGACTGGCCTTCATGACCATGCACTTCCCGGACGAGGTGGACACCAACCAGCTGACGATCGAGGCGAACTGCCCGATCGCCGGCACCGCCGAGTTCAAGGCGTCGGCCATCCGGATCGAGAAGTTGCCCGCCGACGTGACAGAGATGTCGGCGACAGAGCTGAGGAGCTGA